A single region of the Acidiphilium acidophilum genome encodes:
- a CDS encoding heavy metal response regulator transcription factor, with translation MKILIVEDERKTAAFLKKGLEENEFVADIAADGETGVSLMLQGNYDLIILDVMLPGRDGWSVLRELRQRQNQTPVLFLTARDSVPDRVHGLELGADDYIVKPFAFSELLARIRSILRRGPVRQAAMLQVADLEIDVQRHKAVRQGRTLDLTPKEFLLLSLLARRTGHAISRTLIAEQVWDINFDSGTNIVDVHMHRLRSKVDDPFEIKLIHTVRGIGYILEHRQG, from the coding sequence ATGAAAATTTTGATTGTGGAGGACGAACGAAAAACGGCCGCTTTTCTTAAAAAAGGGCTGGAGGAGAATGAGTTCGTGGCTGATATCGCCGCGGACGGCGAGACCGGCGTTTCACTAATGCTCCAAGGTAACTACGATCTGATCATTCTTGATGTCATGCTGCCCGGACGGGATGGCTGGTCGGTGCTCAGGGAGCTGCGGCAGCGGCAGAACCAGACTCCCGTCTTGTTCCTGACCGCACGGGACAGCGTGCCGGACCGGGTTCACGGCCTTGAACTGGGCGCGGATGACTATATCGTTAAACCTTTCGCTTTTTCGGAACTTCTGGCGCGGATACGGTCCATCCTCCGGCGCGGACCCGTGCGTCAGGCGGCCATGTTGCAGGTGGCCGATCTGGAAATCGATGTGCAGCGCCACAAGGCTGTGCGGCAAGGCCGGACACTCGATCTGACACCCAAGGAATTCCTGCTTTTGTCCTTATTGGCGCGCCGCACGGGACACGCGATATCACGGACCCTCATCGCCGAGCAGGTCTGGGACATAAATTTTGATAGCGGCACCAATATTGTCGATGTCCATATGCACCGGCTCCGTTCGAAAGTGGACGATCCTTTCGAGATCAAGCTGATCCACACCGTCCGGGGTATAGGATACATCCTTGAACATCGACAAGGCTGA
- a CDS encoding recombinase family protein, which translates to MSETNRPSRLIGYARVSTYGQTLDAQLEQLKAAGCAKVFREKATGARADRRELLKMLKHIAAGDVVTVTRIDRLARSTFDLFAMVKQIADAGALFRSLAEPWADTGTSTGRLMLAVLGGLADVERDLIRTRTAEGRSRAKARGQHMGRPPALTPQQQDEARQRRAEGATLKELAQSYNVGIATIARLGPMPAPVDIRQPTAARNVAQARIAMEIDA; encoded by the coding sequence ATGTCCGAAACAAACCGCCCTTCCCGCCTGATCGGCTATGCCCGAGTCAGCACCTACGGCCAGACGCTCGACGCCCAACTTGAGCAGTTGAAGGCGGCCGGGTGTGCGAAGGTTTTTCGTGAGAAAGCGACTGGCGCGCGCGCTGATCGCCGCGAGCTGTTGAAGATGCTCAAGCATATCGCGGCCGGTGACGTGGTGACGGTGACGCGGATCGATCGCCTGGCGCGCTCGACGTTCGACCTGTTCGCGATGGTCAAGCAGATCGCCGACGCCGGCGCGCTGTTCCGCTCGCTGGCCGAGCCGTGGGCCGACACCGGCACCAGCACCGGACGGTTGATGCTGGCCGTATTAGGTGGCCTGGCCGACGTGGAGCGTGACCTGATCCGCACCCGGACGGCCGAGGGCCGCAGCCGGGCCAAGGCGCGCGGGCAGCACATGGGCCGCCCCCCTGCCCTCACCCCACAGCAGCAGGACGAGGCCCGGCAGCGCCGGGCCGAGGGGGCCACGTTGAAGGAGCTGGCCCAGAGCTACAACGTCGGGATTGCGACGATTGCCAGGCTTGGGCCCATGCCGGCCCCTGTTGATATCCGGCAGCCGACCGCAGCACGGAATGTCGCCCAGGCGCGAATAGCTATGGAGATAGACGCATGA
- a CDS encoding DUF7673 family protein — translation MNVVQIPRRAGTSGINDGQRAALERLITIAKGGSGQCERVADFLLAWWNGADCGRFDLTSLWGLEPHIAGDIVTVFGLISQLCSYPDRLGYEADFKDIIRVWRPHLAG, via the coding sequence ATGAACGTCGTGCAGATTCCGAGAAGAGCCGGCACGTCCGGCATCAACGACGGACAGCGAGCGGCCCTAGAGCGTCTTATCACCATCGCCAAGGGCGGCAGCGGCCAGTGCGAGCGCGTTGCCGATTTTCTTCTTGCGTGGTGGAACGGCGCGGATTGCGGCCGCTTCGATCTCACCAGCCTCTGGGGCCTTGAGCCGCACATCGCGGGCGATATCGTTACTGTCTTTGGCTTGATCTCCCAGCTTTGCAGCTACCCGGATCGACTGGGCTATGAGGCCGACTTCAAGGACATCATCCGGGTGTGGCGTCCGCACCTGGCAGGATAG
- a CDS encoding ParA family protein: protein MKVIVLASQKGGVGKTTTAAHLAVAAEVAGDGPTVLIDTDPQGSLSAWWNVRVAESPALAPTTIADLPSKLAALVDAGFAFAIVDTPPAITDAIGAVVRSADLVLIPTRPSPHDLRAVGSTVELVQAALKPFAFIVTQAKPNARLTVQAVAALSSHGVVAPAIVHDRVDYAGSMTDGRTVQETDAKGRSAHEMAELWAFVKKRITKSTEARKTEKKETVI from the coding sequence ATGAAAGTTATCGTGCTAGCGAGCCAAAAGGGTGGTGTAGGCAAGACCACGACGGCAGCTCACTTGGCAGTTGCCGCCGAGGTTGCCGGCGATGGGCCAACGGTGCTCATCGACACCGACCCACAAGGATCGCTGTCAGCGTGGTGGAACGTCCGCGTTGCCGAATCCCCCGCCCTCGCCCCAACTACCATTGCTGATCTGCCGTCAAAACTCGCGGCGCTTGTCGATGCCGGCTTTGCCTTTGCGATTGTAGACACGCCTCCGGCTATTACTGACGCCATAGGAGCCGTTGTGCGTTCCGCCGACCTAGTGTTGATCCCGACCCGTCCCAGCCCGCACGATCTACGCGCCGTTGGTAGTACGGTCGAGTTGGTGCAAGCGGCGTTGAAGCCCTTTGCCTTCATCGTCACCCAAGCCAAGCCCAATGCGCGTCTCACCGTCCAGGCGGTTGCGGCGCTGTCCTCCCATGGCGTGGTTGCGCCGGCGATCGTTCACGACCGGGTGGATTACGCCGGGTCGATGACCGACGGCCGCACGGTTCAGGAAACAGACGCCAAAGGCCGCAGTGCCCACGAGATGGCAGAGCTTTGGGCTTTTGTTAAAAAACGAATAACAAAAAGCACGGAAGCACGAAAGACAGAAAAAAAGGAGACCGTCATATGA
- a CDS encoding type II toxin-antitoxin system VapB family antitoxin, producing the protein MNLQIRDPRAHELARRLAQRRRVSMTEAVIEALEAELQRVPVRTSLADRLGAIADDLAALAKPGGRDMKQNEVDEMWGQL; encoded by the coding sequence ATGAATTTACAGATACGTGATCCTCGTGCTCACGAACTTGCCCGCCGTTTGGCCCAGCGACGCAGGGTTTCCATGACAGAGGCGGTTATAGAAGCGCTTGAAGCTGAGTTACAGCGTGTTCCGGTGCGAACATCACTCGCTGACCGTCTCGGCGCCATCGCGGACGATTTGGCGGCATTGGCCAAGCCCGGAGGCCGAGACATGAAACAGAACGAGGTAGATGAGATGTGGGGCCAGCTTTAG
- a CDS encoding type II toxin-antitoxin system VapC family toxin has translation MFIDSSVIVAILSKEADAAELADRIEVGRCITSALVILESAMRLSTKLNLDPVLVEGRIQAFLEEAQIGLAPMDGITASLAVKAFADYGKGRGHPAQLNLADCLSYACAKAQGVPLLYKGKDFSHTDLA, from the coding sequence GTGTTCATTGACTCGTCGGTCATCGTCGCGATTCTCTCAAAAGAGGCTGATGCAGCCGAATTGGCGGACAGGATCGAAGTCGGACGATGCATTACCTCAGCTCTTGTGATTCTCGAGTCCGCGATGCGGCTTTCCACCAAACTCAACCTCGATCCTGTTTTGGTAGAGGGCCGGATTCAGGCTTTCCTGGAGGAGGCCCAGATCGGGCTAGCACCTATGGATGGCATTACAGCCAGCTTGGCGGTCAAGGCTTTTGCTGATTACGGGAAGGGCAGGGGGCACCCTGCCCAACTAAATTTGGCCGATTGCCTTTCTTACGCCTGTGCAAAGGCGCAGGGCGTTCCGCTCCTCTACAAAGGAAAAGATTTTTCCCATACGGATTTGGCGTGA
- a CDS encoding helix-turn-helix domain-containing protein: MDTTASFSNRSSRRRERVFGKGQCRPLDRNAKTRIAVYARTWSAQHKQRGQHRGPLTRAYLEVLEALLWGFHNSRDGRCFPSYETIAARAQCCRDTVYHAIKALEAAGVLTWVNRMVRAQFREKDLFGKMVSRTRLIRTSNAYVFRDPLANEPHPNPRDRDRGGGQNMADSGAFSSKSENPSGTQIQESFNLSVVAKTVESTPSAGLGRALRRLQAAMGVQTATA, encoded by the coding sequence ATGGATACGACAGCAAGTTTTTCCAACCGTTCCAGCCGGCGCCGGGAGAGAGTTTTCGGCAAGGGGCAGTGTCGGCCGCTGGACCGCAACGCCAAGACGCGGATCGCGGTCTATGCGCGCACCTGGTCTGCCCAGCACAAGCAGCGCGGCCAGCACCGGGGGCCGCTGACGCGGGCCTATCTGGAGGTGCTGGAGGCGCTGCTATGGGGTTTTCACAACAGCCGGGACGGGCGATGCTTCCCGAGCTACGAGACGATCGCGGCGCGTGCCCAGTGCTGCCGGGACACGGTGTATCATGCGATCAAGGCGCTGGAGGCCGCCGGCGTTCTGACCTGGGTAAACCGCATGGTCCGAGCGCAGTTCCGGGAGAAGGATCTGTTCGGTAAGATGGTCTCACGCACCCGGTTGATCCGCACCAGCAACGCCTATGTGTTTCGTGACCCTCTGGCGAATGAACCCCATCCAAACCCGCGGGATCGAGACCGGGGGGGCGGGCAGAATATGGCGGATTCCGGTGCTTTTTCTTCCAAGTCGGAAAATCCATCTGGAACACAGATTCAAGAATCTTTTAACCTTTCTGTCGTGGCAAAAACCGTCGAATCCACCCCCTCGGCCGGCCTTGGACGGGCATTGAGGCGGTTACAGGCAGCGATGGGGGTGCAAACAGCCACCGCATAG
- the relB gene encoding type II toxin-antitoxin system RelB family antitoxin, with amino-acid sequence MPLSIRLPKDIEERLDQLAVKTGRSKTYYVTQAIRDQLDDLEDVYLAEQELEAIRAGRSTTTPLAAVMVRHGLVD; translated from the coding sequence ATGCCGCTTTCAATCAGGCTACCGAAGGACATCGAGGAGCGGCTGGACCAACTCGCGGTGAAGACCGGGCGCAGCAAGACCTACTATGTCACCCAGGCGATCCGCGATCAGCTCGACGATCTGGAGGATGTCTACCTGGCAGAGCAGGAGCTTGAGGCTATCCGCGCCGGCCGCTCGACAACCACGCCACTCGCCGCCGTGATGGTGCGGCATGGCCTGGTCGATTGA
- a CDS encoding type II toxin-antitoxin system RelE family toxin: MAWSIELSTQAEADLAALDRPVAQRIVRFLQERVSSLENPRAIGEPLQGARLGALWRYRVGDYRLIASIEDAAIIILIVRIGHRREVYR, encoded by the coding sequence ATGGCCTGGTCGATTGAGCTATCCACCCAGGCTGAGGCTGATCTGGCGGCGCTGGATCGGCCGGTAGCACAACGGATCGTGCGCTTCCTGCAAGAGCGCGTGTCTTCGCTGGAGAACCCGCGCGCGATCGGGGAGCCGCTGCAAGGGGCGCGGCTGGGGGCGTTGTGGCGCTATCGGGTGGGAGACTATCGCCTGATCGCTAGCATCGAGGACGCGGCGATCATTATTCTGATCGTGCGGATCGGCCATCGCCGGGAAGTCTATCGCTAG
- a CDS encoding mobilization protein, whose amino-acid sequence MITPIREPNAMARLPIEQQIAQLEERTKALKARMAKQDRARDTRRKILLGALVLHRLEQNGDGEFSKRLGDWLKRELPGFLTRDEDKTLFVDLLGKPANTPKIEPTSDGADNPAGGGSTGAAR is encoded by the coding sequence ATGATCACGCCGATCAGGGAACCAAACGCCATGGCAAGACTGCCGATAGAACAACAGATCGCCCAGCTTGAGGAGCGAACCAAGGCGCTCAAAGCCCGGATGGCCAAGCAGGACCGTGCGAGAGACACCAGGCGCAAGATTCTGCTCGGTGCCCTGGTACTCCATCGCCTCGAACAAAACGGCGATGGCGAGTTCTCCAAGCGCCTCGGTGACTGGCTCAAGCGCGAACTGCCAGGGTTCCTCACACGCGATGAGGATAAGACACTCTTCGTCGATCTGCTCGGTAAGCCAGCCAATACACCAAAGATAGAACCGACTTCGGATGGTGCGGACAATCCAGCCGGTGGTGGTAGTACGGGTGCCGCCCGATGA
- the traA gene encoding Ti-type conjugative transfer relaxase TraA — protein sequence MAIYHLSMKPISRASGRSSVAAAAYRAADRLENTRDGMTHDFTRRSGVVHAEIVLPGDAIWADGNVVQGTGPAWARDRSALWNAAEASEKRKDARVAREIEVALPHELSASQRLSLTRAFSQRLAERYGVAVDFAIHSPHGHTDNRNHHAHILMTTRKIEAGQSAEPGQFGEKSVLELENKNLAALGLPSSHEQLRDIRIGWEGLANTHLARAGLDARIDHRSHQEQGLEIEPTQHVGVHATQMERRGLEVSRGRLDEEAVRRNKAVIREKPEQVLTLITNEKSVFDRHDIARTLHRYVDGVEAFQSALAKVMASPALVELQGEQRDSRGLVVEPARYSTREMVGIEREMAARADQMASERRFAVSGRHIGAALDARQRAGILLAEEQRAAVAHIAGPERIAVAVGLAGAGKSTMLAAAREAWEAQGYQVHGAALAGKAAEGLEEAAGIGSRTLASWSRGWDRGFDKLGPHSVLVIDEAGMVGSKQLSRFITEVDQAGAKLVLVGDPEQLQPIGAGAAFRAIAERTGFAALEGVRRQREDWQRAASVDFGQYRTAAGLAAYAEREAIHFAESGDQAREAVIRDALADMENRPDGSRLVLAHRRADVRALNEAIRTARQARGELGHGEAGSEFTYQTTEGARTFAPGDRILFRENNRGLGVKNGMLGTVAQAEAGRLEVRLDSVAGPGRGRMVSVSMADYAAVDHGYATTIHKSQGATVDRAYVLASGTMDRHLTYVAMTRHRDGVQLYAGRDEFSDLGALTARLSRSQAKETTLDYDRANYARCRGMDLRDSENEIVIPLAMHERPARNQAAEMIEHDAITTGRAAFRQRYEAHRQRQADDAARDEKARDMVRQWDRLTDEYNKALPGLEANPAFGGAQARLLQFGQTLRDHPEAATALRQRGPVFGVEEGSNLAWVLAHQQPVRAITSLMEGVEKGIRRHLALEAEREAVRKLQERTLSQDYGMSL from the coding sequence ATGGCAATCTACCATCTGAGCATGAAGCCCATCTCACGCGCATCCGGGCGCAGCTCGGTGGCAGCGGCGGCGTATCGCGCGGCGGACCGGCTGGAGAACACGCGCGACGGGATGACGCATGATTTCACCCGGCGCTCCGGCGTTGTGCATGCGGAGATCGTGCTACCGGGAGACGCGATCTGGGCAGACGGGAATGTGGTGCAGGGCACTGGGCCGGCATGGGCACGGGACCGTTCAGCGTTGTGGAATGCGGCGGAGGCGTCCGAGAAGCGAAAAGACGCCCGTGTTGCCCGCGAGATCGAGGTTGCCCTGCCGCATGAGCTATCGGCGTCGCAGCGGCTTTCATTGACGCGGGCGTTCAGCCAGCGGCTTGCGGAGCGGTATGGGGTAGCGGTGGATTTTGCGATCCACAGCCCGCACGGCCACACCGATAACCGCAATCATCATGCCCACATCCTGATGACGACACGGAAGATTGAAGCTGGTCAGTCTGCCGAACCAGGCCAGTTCGGCGAGAAGAGCGTGCTGGAGCTAGAGAACAAGAATCTTGCGGCGCTTGGGCTGCCGAGTTCACATGAGCAGTTGCGGGATATCCGGATCGGCTGGGAAGGTCTGGCCAATACGCATTTGGCTCGGGCCGGGCTTGATGCGCGGATCGATCATCGCTCGCACCAGGAGCAAGGGCTGGAGATTGAGCCGACGCAGCATGTGGGCGTGCATGCGACGCAGATGGAGCGGCGCGGGCTGGAGGTTTCACGGGGCCGGCTTGATGAGGAGGCAGTACGGCGCAACAAGGCGGTGATCCGGGAGAAGCCGGAGCAGGTCCTGACGCTGATCACCAACGAGAAAAGCGTGTTTGACCGGCACGACATCGCGCGAACGTTGCACCGATATGTGGATGGCGTGGAGGCGTTCCAATCGGCCTTGGCGAAGGTGATGGCGTCTCCGGCCTTGGTAGAGCTGCAAGGGGAGCAGCGGGACTCGCGGGGGCTGGTTGTGGAGCCTGCGCGGTACTCGACGCGGGAAATGGTGGGGATTGAGCGGGAGATGGCGGCGCGCGCCGATCAAATGGCTTCGGAGCGCCGGTTTGCAGTTTCCGGGCGGCATATTGGCGCAGCACTCGATGCACGGCAGCGGGCCGGAATTTTGCTGGCCGAAGAGCAACGGGCGGCGGTTGCACATATCGCTGGGCCAGAGCGGATTGCGGTCGCGGTAGGGCTGGCGGGGGCGGGCAAGAGCACGATGCTGGCGGCGGCGCGGGAGGCATGGGAGGCGCAAGGCTATCAAGTGCATGGGGCGGCGCTGGCCGGGAAAGCGGCGGAAGGGCTGGAAGAGGCCGCCGGGATTGGCTCGCGCACCTTGGCCTCCTGGTCGCGGGGCTGGGATCGGGGGTTTGATAAACTTGGGCCTCATTCCGTGCTGGTGATCGATGAGGCGGGGATGGTGGGATCAAAGCAATTGTCCCGGTTCATCACCGAAGTGGACCAGGCTGGTGCGAAGCTGGTGCTGGTGGGGGACCCGGAGCAGCTGCAACCCATCGGCGCCGGGGCGGCGTTCCGGGCCATCGCGGAGCGGACCGGCTTTGCCGCGCTGGAGGGTGTGCGCCGGCAGCGGGAGGACTGGCAGCGGGCGGCGTCAGTGGATTTTGGCCAGTATCGTACTGCGGCTGGGCTTGCGGCCTATGCCGAACGGGAAGCGATCCATTTTGCGGAGAGTGGGGATCAAGCGCGCGAGGCGGTGATACGGGATGCGCTGGCCGACATGGAGAACCGGCCGGACGGCTCGCGGCTGGTTCTGGCGCATCGGCGGGCTGATGTGCGGGCGTTGAACGAAGCGATCCGGACGGCGCGGCAAGCGCGGGGTGAGTTGGGGCACGGCGAGGCCGGGAGCGAGTTCACCTACCAGACGACGGAAGGCGCGCGGACGTTCGCGCCAGGGGACCGCATCCTGTTCCGGGAGAACAACCGCGGGCTTGGCGTAAAGAACGGGATGCTGGGCACGGTGGCGCAGGCCGAGGCGGGCCGGCTTGAGGTGCGGCTGGATTCCGTCGCCGGGCCAGGCCGAGGGCGCATGGTATCGGTCTCGATGGCGGATTACGCGGCGGTGGACCACGGTTACGCGACGACGATCCACAAGAGCCAGGGGGCGACGGTGGACCGGGCCTATGTGCTGGCGTCCGGCACAATGGACCGGCATCTGACCTATGTGGCGATGACGCGGCACCGGGACGGGGTGCAGCTCTATGCCGGTCGAGACGAGTTCAGCGACCTGGGTGCGCTTACGGCACGGCTGTCGCGCTCGCAGGCGAAGGAAACGACGCTGGATTATGACCGGGCGAATTATGCCCGATGCCGGGGGATGGACCTACGCGACAGCGAGAACGAGATCGTTATCCCGCTGGCAATGCACGAGCGTCCGGCGCGGAACCAGGCGGCCGAGATGATCGAGCACGACGCCATCACAACTGGCCGCGCCGCGTTCCGGCAACGCTACGAGGCGCATCGGCAGCGGCAGGCGGACGATGCTGCTCGCGATGAAAAGGCGCGTGACATGGTGCGCCAATGGGACCGGCTGACGGATGAGTACAACAAGGCGCTACCGGGTCTGGAGGCCAATCCGGCCTTTGGCGGCGCGCAGGCGCGGCTGCTTCAGTTCGGCCAGACCCTGCGGGATCACCCAGAGGCGGCGACGGCGTTGCGCCAGCGCGGGCCTGTGTTCGGGGTTGAGGAGGGGTCCAATCTGGCGTGGGTTCTGGCCCATCAGCAGCCGGTGCGCGCGATCACCAGCCTTATGGAGGGCGTCGAAAAAGGCATACGGCGTCATCTGGCGCTTGAAGCTGAGCGG